A section of the Chryseobacterium ginsenosidimutans genome encodes:
- a CDS encoding TonB-dependent receptor: protein MKKIILLATFIPFSYAFSQEKDSIRDIQEVVIQSEAGRLQAVNFHNINPAKSIRNLGQEPSFLLSESVPSVTAYSDTGGNNGYSYYRIRGIDQTRINVSMDGAPMNEPEDQGSYFSNYPDIFNSFDKIQIQKGVGLSKNGTASYGGSIQLFSPYLKEKNLEFGANYGSYNSLRLYGKYTSGIKNNKAIHVRLSEIYSDGYKYNSSNHGQSAFISGGIFKDRSIWKFNALMGNQKNQLAWLGVTQEQIDKVPRTNGNRDEKDRFFQTFLQVFNQTKLSESSSLQSSIHYTYLNGNYDFNWNNFIGLPENGEIYNYAFASNFLGVYSNFQNKFKNGKIVAGINGNIYHRNHTGSELSLGELYRNTGYKNDISAFAQAEFKVGKWVFSGDVQYRFADFRYKGDLSMNKLEWNFFNPKVGVNYPINNESNLYFSLGRVGREPTRNDIFMGNDNLILDENNQLALGTSTPEYVTDYELGYRFNKDKIKLEFNVFYMDFKDEIVLNGNFGPNGLALTNKVDKSYRLGVEISFDYKINEHWNLKNNSSFVSSRIKEENISFNPILTPKFIVNQGVNYKLKNFTMDVTSRFQDSSYMDFSNETKLPSYVIFNAGVLYDWDRWQIGFFVNNITNKRYYNYGYTEADGTGKYFIQMPRNCMASLKFKVF from the coding sequence ATGAAAAAAATAATACTTTTAGCAACATTCATCCCGTTTTCCTATGCTTTTTCACAGGAAAAAGATTCGATCAGGGATATTCAGGAAGTGGTGATTCAGAGTGAGGCGGGAAGATTGCAGGCGGTGAATTTTCACAATATCAATCCTGCTAAAAGTATTCGTAATCTTGGTCAGGAGCCTTCATTTCTGCTGTCGGAATCTGTTCCTTCGGTGACGGCTTATTCTGATACAGGCGGAAACAATGGCTATTCTTATTACAGAATTCGTGGAATCGATCAGACGAGAATCAATGTTTCGATGGATGGAGCTCCGATGAATGAGCCGGAAGATCAGGGTTCTTATTTTTCGAATTATCCGGATATTTTTAATTCTTTTGACAAGATCCAAATTCAGAAAGGAGTGGGTTTGTCAAAAAACGGAACGGCAAGTTATGGCGGAAGCATTCAGTTGTTTTCTCCTTATTTGAAAGAAAAAAATCTTGAGTTTGGAGCCAATTACGGCTCTTACAATTCATTGAGGTTGTACGGGAAATACACTTCGGGAATCAAAAACAACAAAGCAATCCACGTACGATTATCCGAAATTTATTCTGATGGATATAAGTATAATTCTTCTAATCACGGACAGTCTGCGTTCATCAGCGGTGGGATTTTTAAGGATAGAAGTATCTGGAAATTTAATGCATTGATGGGAAATCAGAAAAATCAGCTGGCTTGGTTGGGTGTGACGCAGGAACAGATTGATAAAGTTCCGCGAACTAATGGAAACAGAGACGAAAAAGACCGTTTTTTTCAGACATTTCTACAGGTTTTTAATCAGACAAAACTAAGTGAATCTTCTTCTCTTCAAAGCAGTATTCATTATACTTATTTGAATGGAAATTATGATTTCAACTGGAATAATTTTATCGGATTGCCCGAAAACGGAGAAATTTACAATTATGCTTTTGCTTCAAATTTTTTAGGAGTTTACAGCAATTTTCAGAATAAATTTAAAAACGGAAAAATTGTAGCAGGAATTAATGGAAATATTTACCACAGAAATCATACAGGAAGCGAGCTTTCTTTGGGTGAGCTGTACAGAAATACAGGATATAAAAATGACATAAGTGCTTTTGCACAGGCAGAATTCAAAGTTGGAAAGTGGGTTTTCTCCGGAGATGTTCAGTACAGATTTGCAGATTTCAGGTATAAAGGTGATCTTTCGATGAATAAATTGGAATGGAATTTTTTTAATCCAAAAGTTGGAGTCAATTATCCGATTAACAATGAATCAAATCTATATTTCAGTTTGGGAAGAGTGGGAAGAGAACCCACAAGAAATGATATTTTTATGGGAAATGACAATTTGATATTGGATGAAAACAACCAGTTGGCTCTTGGAACAAGCACACCCGAATATGTAACTGATTATGAGTTAGGTTATCGTTTTAATAAAGATAAAATAAAACTGGAATTTAATGTCTTTTATATGGATTTTAAGGATGAGATTGTCTTAAACGGAAACTTCGGACCAAACGGATTAGCATTGACCAATAAGGTTGATAAAAGTTATAGATTAGGAGTAGAAATTTCTTTTGATTACAAGATTAATGAGCATTGGAATTTGAAAAACAATTCATCTTTTGTTTCTTCAAGAATTAAAGAAGAAAATATTTCGTTTAATCCGATATTGACTCCGAAATTTATTGTTAATCAGGGAGTAAACTATAAATTAAAGAATTTTACAATGGATGTAACTTCCAGATTTCAGGACAGTTCATATATGGATTTTTCAAACGAAACAAAACTCCCGTCTTATGTAATTTTTAATGCAGGAGTGTTGTATGATTGGGATCGGTGGCAAATTGGTTTTTTTGTTAATAATATAACGAATAAACGATATTATAATTACGGATATACGGAAGCAGATGGCACAGGAAAATATTTTATTCAGATGCCGAGAAATTGTATGGCTTCGTTAAAATTTAAAGTTTTTTAA
- a CDS encoding O-acetyl-ADP-ribose deacetylase: protein MKPLLEVVKGDITKIKADAIVNAANSSLLGGGGVDGAIHRAGGPRILEECMEIRNRQGKCKTGETVVTTGGNLSAKYVIHTVGPIWNNDEEKRSQLLANCYKNSLKLAESLHVKTITFPNISTGVYRFPKELAAKIAIQEIKNFESETVEKIIFVCFDDENEKLYKQLLKI, encoded by the coding sequence ATGAAACCCTTACTTGAAGTAGTAAAAGGTGATATCACCAAAATAAAAGCCGATGCAATCGTGAACGCAGCCAATTCATCCTTGCTTGGTGGGGGTGGTGTTGATGGTGCAATTCATCGTGCAGGTGGTCCGAGGATTCTGGAAGAATGTATGGAAATTAGAAATAGGCAAGGTAAATGTAAAACGGGAGAAACGGTTGTAACAACAGGCGGAAACCTTTCTGCAAAATATGTTATTCATACGGTCGGTCCGATTTGGAATAATGATGAAGAAAAGCGCTCTCAGCTTTTGGCAAATTGCTATAAAAATTCTTTAAAATTAGCAGAAAGTCTACACGTGAAAACAATCACTTTTCCTAATATCAGTACAGGAGTTTACAGATTTCCAAAAGAACTGGCTGCTAAAATTGCCATTCAGGAAATTAAAAACTTTGAATCTGAAACTGTGGAAAAAATTATTTTTGTCTGCTTTGATGATGAGAATGAAAAGCTTTATAAGCAACTATTAAAAATTTAA
- a CDS encoding DUF4291 domain-containing protein: MKLKLKKYKEQLQDWPQKGHHIMAQYDDEKVIVYQSYRKEIGEFAIQNQYFGGAFSLERMTWIKPNFLWMMYRNGWGTKEGQEYVLAIHLKINAFKRYLENAVYSSYHESLEISREEWQNQIKESSVRLQWDPDHDPFGNKLERRAIQIGLRNEFITYFAKEDVVLIENISDFVKEQYQFVLNDDLENLMIPEEKPLFFDDENLNRKLKLNETLT, encoded by the coding sequence ATGAAACTCAAATTAAAAAAATATAAAGAACAACTGCAGGATTGGCCTCAAAAAGGACATCACATTATGGCTCAATATGATGATGAAAAAGTTATTGTATATCAGTCTTATCGAAAAGAGATTGGAGAATTTGCTATTCAGAATCAATACTTTGGCGGCGCTTTCAGTTTGGAAAGAATGACTTGGATAAAACCAAATTTTCTTTGGATGATGTACCGAAATGGCTGGGGAACAAAAGAAGGTCAGGAATATGTATTGGCAATCCATCTGAAAATAAATGCTTTTAAAAGATATTTGGAAAATGCAGTTTACTCTTCCTATCATGAAAGTCTGGAAATTTCCAGGGAAGAGTGGCAGAATCAGATAAAAGAATCATCTGTGAGATTGCAATGGGATCCTGATCACGACCCTTTTGGAAATAAATTAGAAAGAAGAGCCATTCAAATTGGTTTAAGAAATGAATTTATTACATATTTTGCTAAAGAAGATGTCGTTTTAATTGAAAATATTTCAGATTTTGTGAAAGAGCAATACCAGTTTGTTTTGAATGATGATTTGGAAAATTTAATGATTCCTGAAGAAAAACCGTTATTTTTTGATGATGAAAATTTAAATAGAAAACTAAAGCTCAATGAAACCCTTACTTGA
- a CDS encoding ADP-ribosylation/crystallin J1, with protein sequence MKITRLYRPVGEKEMILIIENNYKKFPLRLEWQPIFYPVLDENYASEIAEKWNTRDKAGNYLGFVTKFEVQQEIANQYPIQNVGARNHNELWIPSEELENFNQAIVGKIDVIKVFIGDDFKESANAEIDSLILKLKK encoded by the coding sequence ATGAAAATAACAAGACTTTACAGACCGGTTGGAGAAAAAGAAATGATTTTAATTATAGAAAATAATTACAAAAAATTCCCTCTAAGATTAGAATGGCAACCGATTTTTTATCCGGTATTAGATGAAAATTACGCATCCGAAATTGCCGAAAAGTGGAATACAAGAGATAAAGCAGGAAATTATCTTGGTTTTGTAACGAAATTTGAAGTTCAGCAGGAAATTGCGAATCAATATCCTATACAAAATGTTGGAGCCAGAAATCATAATGAGTTGTGGATTCCTTCCGAGGAATTAGAAAACTTTAATCAGGCAATTGTAGGAAAAATTGATGTGATAAAAGTATTTATTGGAGATGATTTTAAAGAATCTGCTAATGCGGAAATCGACAGCTTGATTTTAAAATTAAAAAAATGA
- a CDS encoding 2OG-Fe(II) oxygenase, with translation MEKIELDPQIFLIEDFLTHTECDEYILMSQKEVFEEAKINMKGQQLMNKGIRNNDRLMVFNKDLAENLFMRAVDFLPTHHENYRILDFNEMFRIYKYSPGQRFKMHRDGSYIRNENEKSFYTFMIYLNDDFEGGETEFENLFTVAPKKGSALVFYHQLRHEGKTLMTGQKYVFRTDVMYKSLENEKHKL, from the coding sequence ATGGAAAAGATAGAATTAGATCCACAAATATTCTTAATTGAAGATTTTTTAACACATACAGAATGCGACGAATATATTTTAATGTCACAAAAAGAGGTTTTTGAAGAAGCAAAAATCAATATGAAAGGACAGCAGTTAATGAATAAAGGAATCAGAAATAACGACAGGCTAATGGTTTTTAATAAAGATTTGGCTGAAAATCTCTTTATGAGAGCTGTTGATTTTCTCCCTACACATCATGAAAATTATAGAATATTAGATTTTAATGAAATGTTCAGGATCTATAAATATTCTCCAGGGCAAAGGTTCAAGATGCATCGTGACGGAAGTTATATCAGAAATGAAAATGAGAAAAGCTTTTATACATTTATGATCTATTTGAATGACGATTTTGAAGGAGGCGAAACAGAATTTGAAAATTTATTTACTGTCGCTCCCAAGAAAGGCTCTGCATTGGTATTTTATCATCAGTTGAGACACGAAGGAAAAACTTTAATGACTGGACAGAAGTATGTTTTTAGAACAGATGTGATGTATAAAAGTTTAGAAAATGAAAAACACAAACTTTAG
- a CDS encoding NADAR family protein, with product MKYTLKNLIEKFQKKEAIDFLFFWGHTVREEITKACFSQWFHCEFEENGTIYKTAEHYMMAEKARLFNDNEVLEDILKSENPKQAKDVGRKVKDFDAQLWERNKYEIVKKGNFLKFSQNQNLKDFLLSTEEKVLVEASPYDRIWGIGMLETDLKSQNPSLWNGENLLGFALMEVRDELRM from the coding sequence ATGAAATATACATTAAAAAATTTGATAGAAAAGTTTCAGAAAAAAGAAGCGATAGATTTTCTGTTTTTCTGGGGACATACAGTGAGAGAAGAGATTACAAAAGCCTGTTTTAGCCAATGGTTTCATTGTGAGTTTGAAGAAAACGGAACTATTTATAAAACAGCAGAACATTATATGATGGCTGAAAAAGCAAGACTTTTTAATGATAATGAAGTTTTAGAAGATATATTAAAATCTGAAAATCCAAAACAGGCAAAAGATGTAGGAAGAAAAGTAAAAGATTTTGATGCTCAGCTTTGGGAAAGGAATAAATATGAAATTGTAAAAAAAGGAAATTTTTTAAAATTTTCACAAAATCAAAACCTCAAAGATTTTCTGTTATCAACAGAAGAAAAAGTTTTGGTGGAAGCGAGTCCATACGACAGAATTTGGGGAATCGGAATGCTGGAAACAGACTTAAAATCACAAAATCCGTCACTTTGGAATGGCGAAAATCTTTTAGGGTTTGCTTTAATGGAAGTAAGGGATGAACTAAGAATGTAA
- a CDS encoding NUDIX hydrolase, with amino-acid sequence MDAPKKLQDIKVAVDAVIFGYFDKKDLQILLIKRNIEPFKGGWALPGGLVLDDENLDDAVKRELHEEAGIKPDFLEQLYTFGNVGRDPRNRVVSVAYLGLVNPSYHELFADSDADDAQWFSVNKLPKLAFDHDKIIDIALKRLRSKIQYQPIGFNLLNDEFPFSDLENLYTTIIGQEIDRRNFRKKIMSYGLLTETNNFKKEGSGRPGKLFTFNLEKYKELEEQGFYFEIK; translated from the coding sequence ATGGACGCTCCAAAAAAATTACAGGATATAAAAGTCGCTGTTGATGCAGTTATTTTCGGGTATTTTGACAAAAAAGATCTTCAGATTCTTTTAATCAAAAGAAATATTGAACCTTTCAAAGGAGGTTGGGCGCTTCCGGGCGGACTTGTTTTGGATGATGAAAATCTGGATGATGCGGTAAAAAGAGAATTGCACGAAGAAGCGGGCATAAAACCTGATTTTCTCGAACAGCTCTACACTTTCGGTAATGTTGGTCGCGATCCCAGAAATAGAGTAGTTTCAGTGGCGTATTTAGGTTTGGTCAATCCTTCTTATCACGAATTGTTTGCGGATTCGGATGCAGATGATGCACAATGGTTCAGTGTCAATAAGCTTCCCAAACTTGCTTTTGATCATGATAAAATTATTGATATTGCTTTAAAGAGGCTTCGATCAAAAATTCAATATCAGCCCATCGGGTTTAATCTTCTTAACGATGAATTTCCTTTTTCAGACCTTGAAAATCTTTATACAACGATTATCGGACAAGAAATTGACCGTCGAAATTTCCGTAAAAAAATCATGAGTTACGGATTACTTACCGAAACCAATAACTTTAAAAAAGAAGGCAGTGGCAGACCCGGAAAATTATTCACCTTCAATCTGGAAAAATATAAAGAGCTGGAAGAGCAAGGGTTTTATTTTGAAATTAAATGA